A single window of Carassius gibelio isolate Cgi1373 ecotype wild population from Czech Republic chromosome A19, carGib1.2-hapl.c, whole genome shotgun sequence DNA harbors:
- the LOC127935871 gene encoding GTP-binding protein Rit1-like: MESSRSTGGHSREYKLVMLGEGGVGKSAIIMQFISHRFPEDHDPTIEDAYKTQIRIDDEPANLDILDTAGQAEFTAMRDQYMRAGEGFIISYSITDRRSFQEARHFKQLIYRVRRTVDTPVVLVGNKSDLVHLRQVSVEEGKQLAREFQCPFFETSAAFRYYIDEVFAALVRQIRQREAEVLRGSERKTRRSHSFWRRLKAPFQKKQQSEH, encoded by the exons ATGGAGTCCTCGCGGAGCACAGGGGGTCACTCCCGCGAGTACAAATTGGTGATGTTAGGAGAGGGGGGTGTGGGCAAAAGTG CCATCATCATGCAGTTTATAAGTCACAGATTTCCAGAGGATCATGACCCCACTATCG AGGATGCCTATAAAACACAGATCCGCATTGACGATGAGCCAGCGAACCTGGACATCTTGGACACAGCAGGACAG GCGGAGTTCACAGCCATGCGTGATCAGTACATGCGAGCGGGTGAAGGCTTCATCATCTCATACTCCATCACGGACCGCCGCAGTTTCCAGGAGGCTCGCCACTTCAAGCAGCTGATCTACCGCGTGCGGCGCACCGTCGACACCCCCGTCGTCCTGGTGGGGAACAAGTCTGACCTGGTCCATCTCAGACAG GTGTCTGTAGAGGAGGGCAAACAGCTGGCGAGGGAGTTCCAGTGCCCCTTCTTCGAGACCTCGGCGGCGTTCCGCTATTACATCGACGAGGTGTTCGCTGCACTGGTGCGTCAGATCCGCCAGCGCGAGGCCGAGGTGCTGCGAGGCAGCGAGAGGAAGACCAGACGCAGCCATTCCTTCTGGAGACGCCTCAAAGCCCCCTTCCAGAAGAAACAGCAGTCCGAGCACTGA
- the pex11b gene encoding peroxisomal membrane protein 11B, with protein sequence MMESWVRFSAQSQAKERVFRAAQYACTLLGYTLQRGGARAELLNTIKQLEAHMSLTRKLMRLGNSAEALEAAKRSVHLSDCVLRLCITVAHLNRAMYFACDNVLWAGKTGLLPELDQNKWSQRSFRYYLFALILNLTRDVYEIHLLMERESRSSAAKSVGSSPSPLTPSPEMGGEFPLTPSPSSALSPLPMISAGLNKQLQLLITVLRSNPPLLLDLLKNLCDVFIPLDRLGLYPTGSGFVGACGLTSSVLSILTIVHPWLKLKP encoded by the exons ATGATGGAGTCATGGGTGAGATTCAGCGCGCAGAGTCAAGCTAAAGAGCGCGTGTTCAG GGCGGCCCAGTACGCCTGCACACTGCTGGGCTACACGCTGCAGAGAGGAGGAGCGAGAGCAGAGCTGCTGAACACCATCAAACAGCTGGAAGCTCACATGAGCCTGACCAGAAAAC TGATGCGGTTGGGGAACTCGGCTGAAGCGCTGGAAGCAGCCAAACGCAGCGTGCATCTGTCAGACTGTGTGCTGCGGCTCTGCATCACAGTGGCCCATCTCAACAGAGCCATGTATTTTGCCTGCGATAACGTACTGTGGGCCGGCAAAACGGGACTGCTGCCCGAACTGGACCAGAACAAATGGAGCCAGAGGTCCTTTAG ATACTACTTGTTTGCACTCATCCTGAATCTGACCCGAGACGTGTATGAGATCCATCTGCTGATGGAGAGAGAGTCCCGCAGCAGTGCAGCTAAGAGCGTCGGCTCCAGTCCGTCTCCTCTCACGCCGAGCCCAGAGATGGGAGGAGAGTTCCCTCTGACCCCCTCGCCCTCCTCAGCGCTGTCTCCTCTCCCCATGATCTCCGCCGGACTCAACAAGCAGCTCCAGCTGCTGATCACGGTGCTGCGCAGCAACCCTCCGCTGCTCCTGGACCTGCTGAAGAACCTGTGTGACGTCTTCATCCCGCTGGACCGGCTGGGCCTGTACCCCACCGGCTCAGGCTTTGTGGGAGCCTGCGGCCTCACGTCCTCCGTCCTGTCCATCCTCACTATAGTTCACCCCTGGCTCAAACTCAAGCCCTGA